In Gossypium arboreum isolate Shixiya-1 chromosome 6, ASM2569848v2, whole genome shotgun sequence, the following are encoded in one genomic region:
- the LOC108485280 gene encoding uncharacterized protein LOC108485280, whose amino-acid sequence MVEYEAEFLWLSRYVRDMVATEYERCVRFEDHLRDNLRVLIALQKEQDFATLVDKAKITEEVKHVKRQNRERGRSKRDLEPSSSVQRPKKKARVDGSIRIGDPIAATEQFPCTDCGRHQLGECSKRTRACLRCGSLEHHIRDCLRRSDQMQASGMGTAPPPRVVQQPPKGRGQVKDVIELGLDRGTTHSYISSTVPEISGILIENTTNEVTVLSPLGQSIRVNKLFKNVPLEVQGAIFLADLMELPFGKFEMILGMDWLVKHRVSLDCATKRVVLITAEDSEVVIIGERRNYLSNVISTLRVKKFVCKGCAAYLAYISVSDSEDSSVKDIKTVKDFLNVFPEELFRLPPNREVEFGIELPPSTAPVSNAPYRMAAKEIIDLRSGYHQLRVKEADVYKTTLRLVMDTTSS is encoded by the exons ATGGttgagtatgaggctgaatttctgtGGCTGAGCCGCTATGTACGAGATATGGTGGCCACAGAGTATGAGCGATGTGTTCGCTTCGAGGATCACCTCAGGGATAATctgagggttctgatagctctacAGAAGGAGCAAGACTTTGCTACTTTGGTTGATAAGGCAAAGATCACCGAGGAAGTAAAGCATGTTAAGCGCCAGAACCGAGAGAGAGGTAGGAGCAAGAGGGATTTGGAGCCCTCAAGTTCtgttcagaggcctaagaaaaaggccagggtTGATGGGTCGATCAGAATTGGGGACCCTATTGCTGCTACTGAACAGTTTCCATGTACTGATTGTGGTAGACACCAACTAGGCGAGTGTTCAAAAAGGACTAGAGCATGCTTGAGGTGCGGTTCTTTGGAGCACCATATTAGGGATTGTCTGCGGAGgtccgatcagatgcaagcttctgGCATGGGTACTGCACCACCACCGAgagtagttcagcagccaccgaaAGGTCGTGGTCAAGTCAAAGATGTTATTGAGTTAGGCCTTG aTAGAGGAACCACTCACTCCTATATATCTTCTACTGTGCCCGAAATCTCGGGTATATTGATTGAGAACACTACGAATGAGGTCACTGTACTGAGTCCGTTGGGGCAATCGATAAgggtgaataaattgtttaaaaatgtccctttggaggttcaaggggCTATCTTCCTGGCTGATCTGATGGAATTGCCTTTTGGAAAATTTGAAATGATactaggaatggattggttggttAAACATCGAGTGAGCCtagattgtgccacaaaaagggtTGTATTGATAACTGCAGAGGATAGCGAGGTAGTCATAATTGGAGAGCGTCGGAACTACTTGTCGAATGTGATTTCTACATTGAGGGTCAAGAAGTTTGTTTGTAAGGGATGTGCAGCGTATCTGGCCTACATCAGTGTCTCAGATTCTGAGGATTCTTCCGTTAAGGATATAAAGACAGTTAAAGACTTTTtgaatgtttttcctgaagagctaTTTAGGCTACCTCCGAATCGTGAagtagagtttgggattgagctccctcctagtacagctccggtgtccaaTGCTCCCTATAGAATGGCAGCGAAAGAGATt attgatctccgatcaGGTTatcaccagttgagagttaaggaggctgatgtgtATAAGACAACATTACGACTCGTTATggacactacgagttcctag